The proteins below come from a single Tachypleus tridentatus isolate NWPU-2018 chromosome 13, ASM421037v1, whole genome shotgun sequence genomic window:
- the LOC143237084 gene encoding cytochrome P450 3A9-like, which translates to MEILGFLFVPNWLVYIIAALLAVHLYFTRNAGFWKRMGIKEIGNRYPYESLLYNLSKPVHEVEEERYNKYGNIYGKFEGTNPVLVVGDPDLIKLLTVKDFHAFIDRRVFSADDPILSKFLSIQRGEEWKQTRSVISPTFSTSKIKKMTGLVEDTVKSLIRNLEEAADEKKPIDCKKLFGAFTMDTIATCAFGTRIDSYKNPDNPFVTYARKLFNRDVKFTQLLGLINPKLARFFGIRFISKEIIDFFKNVSNQIIEYRQEQKEKRSDFLQLMLDAQESMQEVQDDPDEVTNLMDSEHAHEDESNEFMLKPSKRKIMTRDDILANSILFFLAGYDTTASALTYCAYCLALNQECQEKLIQEIDHVWEEHGGINYEQIGKMVYLDCVLSETLRLHTIAAALERRANIDYELGDTGITIPKGTIVQIPVYAIHHDPKYYPEPNTFDPERFLPENKKCRHPYTYLPFGAGPRNCVGMRFALLEAKLCLAHVLRNFRFHRCSETKVPLEYYNGQGLIQAKQVSLVVEKRPEVWSQ; encoded by the exons ATGGAGATACTAGGGTTTCTGTTTGTCCCCAACTGGCTGGTGTACATTATTGCAGCTCTCTTAGCTGTACATCT GTATTTCACAAGGAATGCTGGCTTTTGGAAAAGAATGGGAATAAAAGAGATTGGAAACAGATATCCATACGAAAGTCTTCTGTATAACTTAAGCAAG CCTGTTCATGAAGTTGAGGAAGAAAGATAcaataaatatggaaatatttatgG GAAATTCGAAGGAACAAACCCAGTGTTAGTGGTGGGAGATCCAGACCTTATAAAGTTACTTACAGTCAAGGATTTTCATGCTTTCATCGATCGCCGa GTATTCTCTGCTGATGACCCAATTCTGAGCAAATTTTTATCAATCCAGCGTGGGGAAGAATGGAAACAAACCAGAAGTGTCATTTCTCCAACTTTCAGcaccagtaaaataaaaaag ATGACTGGGCTCGTTGAAGACACTGTGAAAAGCTTAATTCGAAACCTCGAGGAAGCTGCCGACGAGAAGAAACCTATTGACTGCAAAAA ATTGTTTGGCGCCTTTACCATGGACACCATTGCAACTTGTGCCTTTGGAACTCGTATTGATTCGTATAAAAACCCTGACAACCCTTTCGTTACTTACGCACGAAAACTGTTCAACAGAGACGTCAAATTTACACAACTTCTAGGAC TTATCAACCCGAAATTAGCTCGATTTTTTGGGATCAGATTTATTAGCAAAGAAATTATTGATTTCTTCAAAAATGTTAGCAATCAAATTATTGAATACAGGCAAGAACAGAAAGAG AAACGAAGTGATTTTCTTCAACTTATGCTAGATGCTCAGGAGTCTATGCAGGAAGTTCAAGATGACCCTGATGAAGTCACAAATTTAATGGACAGTGAACATGCCCATGAAGATGAGAGCAATGAATTTATGTTAAAACCATCCAAACGGaaaa TTATGACACGAGATGACATTTTGGCCAATAGCATATTGTTTTTCCTGGCTGGCTACGACACAACAGCCAGTGCTTTAACCTACTGTGCGTATTGTTTGGCTCTGAACCAAGAGTGCCAAGAGAAACTGATCCAAGAAATTGATCACGTCTGGGAAGAACAC GGTGGAATTAACTACGAACAGATCGGGAAAATGGTCTACCTTGACTGCGTTTTGTCAGAGACGTTACGACTCCACACAATCGCCGCAGC CCTCGAGAGAAGGGCTAACATTGACTATGAGTTAGGAGACACGGGGATCACGATACCAAAAGGGACCATCGTCCAAATCCCTGTCTACGCAATTCATCATGACCCAAAATATTATCCTGAGCCTAACACCTTCGACCCAGAAAG GTTCCTTCCAGAGAACAAGAAATGTCGTCACCCTTATACTTACTTACCATTTGGTGCTGGTCCCAGGAACTGCGTGGGAATGAGATTCGCTTTGTTAGAAGCTAAACTCTGTCTCGCTCATGTACTGAGAAACTTCCGTTTCCACCGTTGCTCAGAGACCAAG gtACCACTTGAATATTATAATGGACAAGGACTAATTCAAGCCAAGCAGGTGTCGTTGGTCGTTGAAAAACGTCCAGAAGTGTGGTCTCAGTAG